Proteins encoded by one window of Deltaproteobacteria bacterium:
- a CDS encoding CDP-alcohol phosphatidyltransferase family protein, producing the protein MKHIPNLLTVLRIALVPVFLYFVVIEELYTAAAIFIIAGVTDGIDGFLARRYDLRTEFGAYLDPFADKFLLMSAYIALTAKGLLPLWLTIPVVLKDSFLLAGVMALRGMGRKVTASPSVFGKSTTVLQILTVVYAMLIGRDAFFPFLAGATALITVYTWIDYSRREYLIQTGRK; encoded by the coding sequence ATGAAGCATATCCCGAACCTCCTTACGGTCCTGAGGATAGCACTCGTCCCGGTCTTTCTCTATTTCGTCGTTATCGAGGAGCTTTACACGGCGGCCGCCATTTTCATAATAGCGGGGGTCACTGACGGGATAGACGGCTTCCTCGCGCGCAGGTATGATCTCAGGACCGAGTTCGGCGCCTACCTGGACCCGTTCGCGGACAAGTTCCTCCTTATGAGCGCGTACATTGCGCTCACGGCCAAGGGGCTCCTGCCGCTCTGGCTCACGATACCCGTCGTACTCAAGGATTCTTTCCTTCTGGCCGGAGTCATGGCGCTCCGCGGCATGGGCAGAAAGGTCACTGCGTCCCCGAGCGTTTTCGGAAAATCCACGACGGTATTGCAGATACTGACTGTCGTCTATGCCATGCTCATCGGCAGAGACGCCTTTTTCCCGTTCCTGGCCGGGGCCACGGCTTTGATTACGGTTTACACCTGGATAGACTACTCGAGGAGGGAGTATCTCATCCAGACGGGCAGGAAGTAA
- a CDS encoding phosphatidylserine/phosphatidylglycerophosphate/cardiolipin synthase family protein, with amino-acid sequence MRYRFYSTTEKAWDAMLEAISEARESIYLEMYIFVDNTPRHAFFEAIKRKAREGVRVKIIIDSFGSSELSREAIEDIRGSGAELMLFSRWFRHTHKKILIVDEKVAFIGGVNIHRVFLKWKDLQIRLEGPIVNNVSCSFARTYIMCGGRDSSVVRFCERRARLGERARIWFLEHQPPSGKRLIKKHYRSAIARARKSIVIVTPYLFPRRWMVALLHQAVLRGVEVEMILPRRTDHRLITKTNFFYISALASTGIRFHIQNEMNHAKVLLVDGKEGVVGSQNLDILSFDYGIEAGVCFREREMIEDLERIIEEWKADSVPFDPSMYREKWLDFLIAPVIRLFQTIM; translated from the coding sequence ATGAGATATAGATTCTATTCCACGACCGAGAAGGCCTGGGACGCGATGCTCGAGGCCATATCTGAGGCGAGGGAGTCCATCTACCTCGAGATGTACATTTTCGTGGACAACACCCCCAGGCACGCCTTCTTCGAGGCGATCAAGAGAAAAGCGCGCGAGGGCGTGCGCGTGAAGATAATCATCGACTCCTTCGGGAGCTCGGAATTGAGCAGGGAAGCCATAGAGGATATTCGGGGGTCCGGGGCGGAGCTCATGCTCTTCAGCCGCTGGTTCCGCCACACGCACAAAAAGATACTCATCGTCGACGAGAAGGTCGCTTTCATAGGCGGGGTCAACATCCACCGGGTATTTCTAAAGTGGAAGGACCTGCAGATTCGCCTCGAAGGGCCGATAGTGAATAACGTCAGCTGTTCCTTTGCCCGGACATACATCATGTGCGGAGGGAGAGACTCATCGGTAGTGCGCTTCTGCGAAAGGAGGGCGAGGCTCGGGGAAAGGGCGCGCATCTGGTTCCTCGAGCACCAGCCCCCGAGCGGCAAGAGGCTCATAAAGAAGCACTACAGGAGCGCCATAGCCAGGGCCCGGAAAAGCATCGTGATAGTGACGCCGTATCTTTTCCCGAGGCGGTGGATGGTAGCGCTCCTCCATCAGGCCGTGCTCCGGGGCGTGGAAGTCGAGATGATACTGCCGCGCCGCACCGACCACCGGCTCATCACGAAGACGAACTTCTTCTACATATCAGCGCTCGCGTCGACCGGAATAAGGTTCCACATCCAGAACGAGATGAATCACGCGAAGGTCCTTTTGGTCGACGGAAAGGAAGGGGTCGTGGGCTCGCAGAACCTCGACATACTGTCATTCGACTACGGGATTGAGGCCGGGGTGTGCTTCAGGGAAAGGGAGATGATAGAGGACCTTGAGCGCATCATAGAGGAATGGAAGGCCGACTCCGTCCCGTTCGACCCCTCGATGTACAGGGAGAAGTGGCTTGATTTCCTTATAGCGCCTGTCATACGGCTATTTCAGACGATAATGTAG
- a CDS encoding FAD/NAD(P)-binding protein encodes MPEHKEEALSRGMDSPYLPFLGMVERSIRVSEKERLFVVAPSNESLLDYGPGQFFMVGLPGYGEAPISITSGPGEKKIELCIRAVGNLTNAFHKLRKGDRIWLRGPFGRGFDLHALEGKDIVFVAGGIGIVPMRSLLKAVIEKPERFGRLTLIYGAKTPEEMLFAEEMDGWRRRGLDIQATVDRPDGLWKGHTGLVTALIPKIEMSHMNTAGVIIGPPVMYKFVILSLNARGIGSEDIFVSLERRMKCGVGKCGHCQINSIYVCQCGPVFRLSELKGMPEAF; translated from the coding sequence ATGCCGGAACATAAGGAAGAGGCGCTCTCAAGGGGCATGGACTCCCCCTATCTCCCGTTCCTGGGGATGGTGGAGCGCTCTATAAGGGTGAGCGAAAAGGAGAGGCTTTTCGTAGTAGCCCCCTCGAATGAATCGCTCCTCGACTACGGGCCGGGCCAGTTCTTCATGGTCGGGCTCCCCGGCTACGGGGAGGCGCCCATCTCCATTACCTCCGGGCCCGGAGAGAAAAAGATCGAGCTATGCATAAGGGCCGTGGGAAACCTGACGAACGCCTTCCACAAGCTCCGTAAGGGCGACCGCATCTGGCTCAGGGGGCCGTTCGGCAGGGGCTTTGACCTCCACGCACTGGAGGGGAAAGACATAGTATTCGTGGCCGGCGGCATAGGCATAGTGCCCATGCGCTCGCTTCTTAAGGCCGTGATCGAGAAGCCCGAGCGCTTCGGGAGGCTTACGCTTATCTACGGCGCGAAGACCCCGGAGGAGATGCTATTTGCCGAAGAGATGGACGGCTGGAGGCGGCGCGGCCTCGATATTCAGGCAACCGTAGACAGGCCCGACGGGCTCTGGAAGGGGCATACAGGCCTCGTGACCGCCCTCATCCCCAAGATAGAGATGAGCCACATGAATACCGCTGGCGTCATAATCGGCCCGCCGGTCATGTACAAGTTCGTGATATTGAGCCTCAATGCCAGGGGGATCGGCTCGGAAGACATCTTCGTTTCTCTTGAGAGGCGGATGAAATGCGGGGTCGGCAAATGCGGCCACTGCCAGATAAACAGCATCTACGTATGCCAGTGCGGCCCGGTCTTCAGGCTGTCGGAGCTAAAGGGGATGCCGGAGGCGTTCTGA
- a CDS encoding 4Fe-4S dicluster domain-containing protein → MEKTPKFKYLPDRALNSLVKGLVREYKVYGTIEKDGFPAFGEVSDAGELKLTQSPSHLSAKGFLFPQREVLLKFNMQSSTHVPVIEAERQVLFGLHPCDIRALALMDRVFAHGVADPNYLFRREHTIIIGADCMPDEYCFCDSLGTGEVEDGFDLFLHKIGGGYLVRIGSERGLELLDKYARTREPGKSALKELEEANERRRLAFRAKLDASPEELPAIYARSDESRVWEKIGAICTGCGSCNNVCPTCYCFDVRDEVGASLAEGERVRTWDGCTLEDFAKVAGGHNFRKTRAERLRHRFNRKFRYLTDTFDSLFCVGCGRCSRSCLVKINIVDVTNELIRENAGT, encoded by the coding sequence ATGGAAAAGACTCCGAAATTCAAATACTTACCTGACAGGGCGCTCAATTCCCTCGTAAAAGGCCTGGTACGTGAATACAAGGTCTACGGAACAATTGAGAAAGACGGCTTCCCCGCTTTCGGGGAGGTCTCGGACGCTGGTGAGCTTAAGCTTACGCAGTCGCCGAGCCACCTTTCGGCAAAGGGGTTCCTCTTCCCGCAAAGGGAGGTGCTCCTCAAATTCAACATGCAGTCATCCACCCATGTCCCGGTAATAGAGGCGGAAAGGCAGGTCCTTTTCGGCCTGCATCCCTGCGACATAAGGGCGCTCGCATTGATGGACAGGGTCTTCGCCCACGGTGTGGCGGACCCGAACTATCTTTTCAGGCGCGAACATACCATCATCATAGGCGCGGACTGCATGCCGGACGAATACTGCTTCTGCGACAGCCTCGGCACCGGCGAAGTCGAAGATGGCTTCGACCTGTTCCTTCATAAGATAGGCGGGGGGTACCTCGTAAGGATCGGGAGCGAGCGGGGCTTGGAGCTTCTGGATAAATACGCCCGGACGCGAGAGCCCGGAAAATCGGCGCTTAAAGAGCTTGAGGAAGCCAACGAAAGGCGGCGCCTTGCCTTCAGGGCAAAGCTCGACGCCTCGCCAGAAGAGCTTCCGGCAATATACGCCAGAAGCGACGAAAGCCGGGTCTGGGAGAAGATAGGCGCTATATGCACCGGCTGCGGCTCCTGCAATAACGTCTGCCCTACCTGCTACTGCTTCGACGTGAGGGACGAGGTCGGGGCAAGCCTCGCCGAAGGCGAGAGGGTAAGGACCTGGGACGGCTGCACGCTCGAAGACTTCGCGAAGGTGGCCGGAGGGCACAACTTCAGGAAGACCCGGGCCGAAAGGCTAAGGCACAGGTTCAACAGGAAGTTCAGGTATCTCACTGACACCTTTGATTCGCTCTTCTGCGTGGGGTGCGGCAGGTGTTCGAGATCGTGCCTGGTAAAAATAAACATAGTGGACGTAACAAATGAGCTCATACGCGAAAATGCCGGAACATAA